The following proteins are encoded in a genomic region of Serinus canaria isolate serCan28SL12 chromosome 13, serCan2020, whole genome shotgun sequence:
- the LSM11 gene encoding U7 snRNA-associated Sm-like protein LSm11: MEEDEAGAASAEPRGSRHRSPSPGRLDVSSSRFDPLLALYSPRTPLPFPAAPCFNNLAEYESFQRGLRRPHGRRGAPASRGAPAARASRRGPPAPDPERIQRLRSLMVNAGPEQEAAEGGTATRRRRAPRNVLTRMPLHEGSPLGELHRCVRDGVRINVHIRTFKGLRGVCTGFLVAFDKFWNMALTDVDETYRKPVMGKAFYAEPQLSLTRLFDRLKLQESSGKKRADSKTVSQEVALTNDSQMLSLKAGSGRGRAEEERERQKHLGRAGEKKTPGDRSEADVGSRTAHTEGASAGGARVRSQPRRRRRPKVDYQQVFTRHINQIFIRGENVLLVHLAH, encoded by the exons ATGGAGGAGGACGAGGCGGGCGCGGCGAGCGCGGAGCCGCGGGGCTCCCGCCACCGCTCGCCCAGCCCTGGCCGCCTGGATGTGAGCTCCAGCCGCTTCGACCCGCTGCTGGCGCTCTACTCGCCGCGCACGCCGCTGCCCTTCCCCGCCGCGCCCTGCTTCAACAACCTCGCCGAGTACGAGAGCTTCCAGCGCGGCCTGCGCCGCCCGCACGGCCGCCGCGGTGCCCCCGCCAGCCGCGGTGCCCCTGCCGCCCGCGCGTCCCGCCGGGGCCCGCCCGCCCCCGACCCCGAGCGCATCCAGCGCCTCCGCAGCCTCATGGTCAACGCGGGCCCCGAGCAGGAGGCGGCTGAAGGCGGAACGGCgacgcggcggcggcgggcacCGCGCAATGTCCTCACCAGGATGCCCC TCCATGAAGGCAGCCCGCTGGGGGAGCTCCATCGCTGTGTCCGAGATGGTGTCAGAATCAATGTCCACATCCGCACTTTCAAAGGGCTCCGTGGAGTCTGCACAGGCTTTTTGGTTGCCTTTGACAAATTCTGGAATATG gCCCTGACAGATGTGGATGAGACTTACAGGAAACCAGTAATGGGCAAAGCCTTCTATGCAGAACCTCAGCTCTCACTGACCCGA CTGTTTGACAGACTCAAGCTGCAGGAATCCTCAGGGAAGAAGAGAGCTGACTCAAAGACTGTCTCACAGGAGGTGGCCCTGACAAATGACTCTCAGATGCTGAGTTTGAAGGCTGGATCTGGACGAGGGAGAGCAGAAGAGGAGCGTGAGAGGCAGAAACAtttgggcagagctggagagaagaAGACTCCAGGTGACAGAAGTGAAGCTGATGTGGGCAGCAGGACTGCCCACACAGAGGGGGCCAGTGCTGGTGGGGCCCGAGTGAGGAGCCAGCCCCGGAGGAGAAGGCGGCCCAAGGTGGATTATCAGCAGGTGTTCACACGCCACATAAACCAGATCTTTATTCGAGGAGAGAATGTCTTGCTTGTCCATTTAGCACATTGA